The following are encoded in a window of Borrelia duttonii Ly genomic DNA:
- a CDS encoding Mlp family lipoprotein, translating into MNKNKGILILCIILFLYGCNSNKNPVKVKGETSRVTRSIDQHDSQNTLTTEEKNRFESLQYAMNTEIEAHEQTLKRRKTNPSEPLSELSAGIIKTYKRFIKWISDDSNIEKQRELSDAFKNVYNFLEQKREKLASKQHPDMKRYIQGAFYDIQDNEYKKKHQYDPNLYGGPKNKKYNRVREFFHSIRLNTVDIYYINNDTSNETILKKMKEELQNKESDTYKDSLALWTD; encoded by the coding sequence ATGAATAAAAATAAAGGTATATTAATACTTTGCATTATATTATTTTTGTATGGTTGCAATTCAAATAAAAACCCAGTTAAAGTAAAGGGCGAAACTTCCCGAGTTACTAGATCTATAGATCAACATGATTCACAAAACACTTTAACTACTGAAGAAAAAAATAGATTTGAATCACTACAATATGCAATGAATACGGAAATAGAAGCTCATGAACAAACTTTAAAACGTAGAAAAACAAATCCCTCAGAACCCCTAAGCGAGCTGTCTGCAGGTATTATAAAAACATACAAAAGATTTATTAAATGGATTTCAGATGACTCAAATATAGAAAAACAAAGAGAGTTAAGTGACGCTTTTAAGAATGTATATAATTTTTTAGAACAAAAAAGAGAAAAACTTGCAAGTAAGCAGCATCCAGATATGAAACGATATATACAGGGTGCTTTTTATGATATTCAAGATAATGAATATAAAAAAAAACACCAATACGACCCTAATTTATATGGTGGTCCAAAAAATAAAAAATATAATCGTGTAAGAGAATTTTTTCATTCTATTAGATTAAACACAGTTGACATATACTATATAAATAACGACACTAGCAATGAAACAATATTGAAAAAAATGAAAGAAGAACTTCAAAATAAAGAAAGTGATACATATAAAGATTCATTGGCACTGTGGACAGACTAA
- a CDS encoding DUF603 domain-containing protein — protein sequence MNKVKKSFDDYIVYFNGGKLSDAQISKEMGVNRANVCKMRRRWESRESNNLEEHPKVTISEETLNNVLICASEHNAQSGSIRSQLHMSRNRLGLEFIASFNSYLDLEFKSYNNEIKVLESKIERLKGGINNEDDQDLNNKLCELDEVKRAKELKKMELYYQAMLKLKATDFESQVKFKI from the coding sequence ATGAATAAAGTAAAGAAATCATTTGATGATTATATTGTGTATTTTAATGGAGGAAAGCTTAGTGATGCACAAATTAGTAAAGAGATGGGTGTAAATCGTGCTAATGTATGTAAAATGAGGCGTAGATGGGAGTCTAGAGAAAGCAATAATTTAGAAGAACATCCAAAAGTAACAATTAGTGAAGAAACTCTAAATAATGTGTTAATTTGTGCATCAGAGCATAATGCACAATCAGGTAGTATTAGAAGCCAGCTTCATATGTCTAGAAATAGATTGGGATTAGAATTTATTGCTTCATTTAATAGTTATTTAGATTTGGAATTTAAATCATACAATAACGAAATAAAGGTATTAGAGAGCAAAATTGAAAGACTGAAAGGAGGAATTAATAATGAAGACGATCAAGATCTTAATAATAAGCTATGTGAACTTGACGAAGTTAAACGAGCAAAAGAACTTAAAAAAATGGAGTTGTATTATCAAGCTATGCTTAAATTAAAAGCAACTGATTTTGAATCACAAGTTAAATTTAAAATTTAA